One Pseudonocardia abyssalis DNA segment encodes these proteins:
- a CDS encoding nitrite/sulfite reductase translates to MPPTTPVKRKRGEGQWKLGHREPLNPNERTKKDDDGLNVRARIENVYAKRGFDSIDPADLRGRMRWWGLYTQRRPGIDGGRTAALEPEELDDSYFMLRVRLDGGALTTEQLRALGEISQDHARDTADVTDRQNIQYHWIDVVDMPAIWAKLEGLGMVTTEACGDTPRVVLGSPVAGVSADEVLDPQPAIDAIVATYVGNPEFSNLPRKFKSAISWQQDVAHEINDVSFIGSVHPEHGPGFDVWVGGGLSTNPKIAQRLGAWVPLDEVPDVWAGIISVFRDYGYRRLRHRARIKFLVADWGVEEFRRVLEDEYLGRRLIDGDAPPTPEHPIDHVGVHKQVDGRNYVGVAPASGRVSGTILVALADAVEKAGSGRVRLTAQQKIVVLDVADAHVDALVTQLNTLGLQADPSPWRRATMACTGIEFCKLAIVETKERAIRLVEELEKRLADVVPEHPISIHLNGCPNSCARTQVADIGLKGQVVTDAAGNQVEGFQVHLGGGLGLDSGFGRKLRGLKVTSAELGDYVDRVVRRFAAQREGDERFAQWVLRADEDDLK, encoded by the coding sequence GTGCCCCCCACCACACCTGTGAAGCGCAAGCGCGGAGAGGGCCAGTGGAAGCTGGGCCACCGCGAGCCGCTGAACCCGAACGAGCGCACCAAGAAGGACGACGACGGGCTCAACGTCCGCGCGCGCATCGAGAACGTCTACGCCAAGCGCGGCTTCGACTCGATCGACCCCGCCGACCTGCGGGGCCGGATGCGCTGGTGGGGCCTCTACACGCAGCGCCGCCCCGGGATCGACGGCGGCCGCACCGCGGCGCTGGAGCCCGAGGAGCTCGACGACTCGTACTTCATGCTGCGCGTCCGGCTCGACGGCGGGGCGCTCACCACCGAGCAGCTCCGCGCGCTCGGCGAGATCAGCCAGGACCACGCCCGCGACACCGCCGACGTCACCGACCGGCAGAACATCCAGTACCACTGGATCGACGTCGTCGACATGCCGGCGATCTGGGCGAAGCTCGAGGGTCTGGGCATGGTCACCACCGAGGCGTGCGGCGACACCCCGCGCGTCGTGCTCGGCTCCCCCGTCGCCGGGGTGTCCGCCGACGAGGTGCTCGACCCGCAGCCCGCCATCGACGCGATCGTCGCGACGTACGTCGGCAACCCCGAGTTCTCGAACCTGCCGCGCAAGTTCAAGTCGGCGATCTCCTGGCAGCAGGATGTCGCGCACGAGATCAACGACGTGTCGTTCATCGGCTCGGTGCACCCGGAGCACGGCCCCGGCTTCGACGTCTGGGTCGGCGGCGGGCTGTCCACCAACCCGAAGATCGCGCAGCGGCTCGGCGCGTGGGTGCCGCTCGACGAGGTCCCCGACGTGTGGGCCGGGATCATCTCGGTGTTCCGCGACTACGGCTACCGCCGGCTGCGCCACCGCGCCCGCATCAAGTTCCTCGTCGCCGACTGGGGCGTCGAGGAGTTCCGCCGGGTCCTGGAGGACGAGTACCTGGGCCGCAGGCTGATCGACGGGGACGCGCCGCCGACGCCGGAGCACCCGATCGACCACGTCGGCGTGCACAAGCAGGTCGACGGCCGCAACTACGTCGGGGTCGCCCCCGCGTCCGGCCGCGTCTCGGGCACGATCCTGGTGGCACTGGCCGACGCCGTCGAGAAGGCCGGCTCGGGCCGCGTCCGGCTCACCGCGCAGCAGAAGATCGTGGTCCTCGACGTCGCCGACGCCCATGTCGACGCCCTCGTCACGCAGCTCAACACCCTGGGTCTGCAGGCCGACCCGTCGCCGTGGCGGCGCGCGACGATGGCCTGCACCGGCATCGAGTTCTGCAAGCTCGCGATCGTGGAGACCAAGGAGCGGGCGATCCGGCTGGTCGAGGAACTGGAGAAGCGCCTCGCCGACGTCGTGCCGGAACACCCCATCTCCATCCACCTCAACGGCTGCCCCAACTCCTGCGCCCGCACGCAGGTCGCCGACATCGGGCTCAAGGGCCAGGTCGTCACCGACGCGGCCGGCAACCAGGTCGAGGGCTTCCAGGTGCATCTCGGCGGCGGGCTGGGGCTCGACTCCGGGTTCGGCCGCAAGCTGCGCGGGCTCAAGGTCACCAGTGCGGAGCTGGGCGACTACGTCGACCGGGTCGTGCGGCGCTTCGCGGCGCAGCGCGAGGGCGACGAACGCTTCGCGCAGTGGGTGCTGCGCGCGGACGAGGACGACCTGAAGTGA
- a CDS encoding molybdopterin-containing oxidoreductase family protein, with translation MTAIEDIPLTDVTTTVRAACPHDCPDTCAMLVTVENGKATGVRGDPDHPFTNGGLCVKVNNYPDKVYNPDRILHPLRRTGPKGSGQFEEISWDTALDEIALRFRSTIDEHGPESVMPVSYLGTQGILNGLNVGDPFFNKMGATVSERTYCDSGACTAYTMTIGATAGVDPESLVHSRYIIIWACNMVSTNLHLWPFVAEAQKRGAKVVVIDPMKHRTAKRADWHIPIRPGTDGALALAMMHVIITEGLTDEDYIRDHTVGYEELTERVQEHTPEWASEQTGIPAEDIRTLAREYATSAPSMIRIGVAIERHAGGGQTVRSIACLPALVGAWKNVGGGLLQLPLWAHPVNWGAHMHPELQTPGTRVVNQYLLGRALNGEMELDPPINALMVYNSNPLVVCPEQDKMAAGLAREDLFTVVSDHVLTDTARYADIVLPATTQLEQKDLMFSWGHFYITYNEPAIEPLGEAIPNTELFRRLAARMGYTEPCFTRTDDEMMAEAYDWDAPAMEGITLESLRESGWARLNLPGPDEYAPHAEGNFPTPSGKTEFRSSIENNFVVPLFRQGSNDHQPGEYVDPVPHYVPPRETADGGYRLNLISPKSHAFVNSSAGDQDKQKRVQGEQSVILHPQDAEERGISNGQYVRVFNDRGQYIALAEISEDIAPGVAMSPMGVWRKNAKDQSTVNAVNPFRFADLGNAPTFSDTRVEVEVV, from the coding sequence ATGACCGCGATCGAGGACATCCCCCTCACCGACGTCACCACCACCGTGCGGGCCGCGTGCCCGCACGACTGCCCGGACACCTGCGCGATGCTCGTGACCGTGGAGAACGGCAAGGCCACGGGGGTGCGGGGTGACCCCGACCACCCGTTCACCAACGGCGGCCTCTGCGTCAAGGTCAACAACTACCCGGACAAGGTCTACAACCCGGACCGCATCCTGCACCCGCTGCGGCGGACCGGCCCGAAGGGCAGTGGGCAGTTCGAGGAGATCAGCTGGGACACCGCGCTCGACGAGATCGCCCTGCGTTTCCGCTCGACGATCGACGAGCACGGCCCCGAGTCCGTCATGCCGGTGAGCTACCTCGGCACCCAGGGCATCCTCAACGGCCTCAACGTCGGCGACCCGTTCTTCAACAAGATGGGTGCCACCGTCTCCGAGCGCACGTACTGCGACTCCGGTGCGTGCACGGCGTACACGATGACGATCGGCGCCACCGCGGGCGTCGACCCGGAGAGCCTCGTGCACTCCCGCTACATCATCATCTGGGCCTGCAACATGGTCTCGACGAACCTGCACCTGTGGCCGTTCGTCGCCGAGGCGCAGAAGCGCGGCGCGAAGGTCGTCGTCATCGACCCGATGAAGCACCGCACCGCGAAGCGCGCCGACTGGCACATCCCGATCCGGCCCGGCACCGACGGCGCGCTCGCCCTGGCGATGATGCACGTGATCATCACCGAGGGCCTCACCGACGAGGACTACATCCGCGACCACACCGTGGGCTACGAGGAGCTCACGGAGCGCGTGCAGGAGCACACCCCGGAGTGGGCGTCGGAGCAGACCGGCATCCCGGCCGAGGACATCCGCACCCTGGCCCGGGAGTACGCGACCTCCGCTCCGTCGATGATCCGCATCGGCGTCGCGATCGAGCGGCACGCGGGCGGTGGCCAGACCGTCCGCTCGATCGCCTGCCTGCCCGCGCTCGTCGGCGCCTGGAAGAACGTCGGCGGCGGCCTGCTGCAGCTGCCGCTGTGGGCGCACCCGGTCAACTGGGGCGCGCACATGCACCCCGAGCTGCAGACGCCGGGCACGCGCGTCGTCAACCAGTACCTGCTCGGCCGCGCCCTGAACGGCGAGATGGAGCTGGACCCGCCGATCAACGCGCTGATGGTCTACAACTCCAACCCGCTCGTCGTCTGCCCGGAGCAGGACAAGATGGCCGCCGGGCTCGCCCGCGAGGACCTGTTCACCGTGGTCAGCGACCACGTCCTGACCGACACCGCGCGCTACGCCGACATCGTCCTGCCCGCCACCACCCAGCTCGAGCAGAAGGACCTCATGTTCAGCTGGGGCCACTTCTACATCACCTACAACGAGCCGGCGATCGAGCCGCTGGGCGAGGCGATCCCCAACACCGAGCTGTTCCGCAGGCTCGCCGCGCGCATGGGCTACACCGAGCCCTGCTTCACCCGCACCGACGACGAGATGATGGCCGAGGCCTACGACTGGGACGCCCCCGCGATGGAGGGCATCACCCTGGAGTCGCTGCGCGAGTCCGGCTGGGCCCGGCTCAACCTGCCCGGCCCCGACGAGTACGCCCCGCACGCGGAGGGCAACTTCCCGACGCCGTCGGGCAAGACGGAGTTCAGGTCCTCGATCGAGAACAACTTCGTCGTGCCGCTGTTCCGCCAGGGCAGCAACGACCACCAGCCCGGCGAGTACGTCGACCCGGTGCCGCACTACGTCCCGCCGCGCGAGACCGCCGACGGCGGCTACCGGCTCAACCTGATCTCCCCGAAGTCGCACGCGTTCGTCAACTCCAGCGCGGGTGACCAGGACAAGCAGAAGCGCGTCCAGGGCGAGCAGTCGGTGATCCTGCACCCGCAGGACGCCGAGGAGCGCGGCATCTCGAACGGGCAGTACGTCCGGGTCTTCAACGACCGCGGGCAGTACATCGCGCTCGCGGAGATCAGCGAGGACATCGCGCCGGGCGTGGCGATGTCGCCGATGGGCGTGTGGCGCAAGAACGCGAAGGACCAGTCGACGGTCAACGCCGTCAACCCGTTCCGCTTCGCCGACCTGGGCAACGCGCCGACCTTCTCCGACACCCGCGTCGAGGTCGAGGTCGTCTGA
- a CDS encoding phosphoadenylyl-sulfate reductase: protein MSLATETDLRGIAERGAADLGPDASAQLLLAWAAETFGPRLIVASNMQDAVLVDLAAKAAPGVDVLFLETGYHFAETIGTRDAVEQVHDVRIVNATARRSVAQQDLEFGKDLFARDPGACCAMRKVEPLQETLAGYDAWVTGVRRVEAPTRANTPLIQFDDKFGLVKINPIAPWSDEDMDAYIAANGILVNPLVAEGYPSIGCAPCTAKPAPGADPRSGRWAGTAKIECGLHPA from the coding sequence ATGAGCCTTGCGACGGAGACCGACCTGCGGGGCATCGCCGAGCGCGGTGCCGCCGACCTCGGGCCGGACGCCTCGGCGCAGCTGCTCCTGGCCTGGGCGGCGGAGACGTTCGGCCCGAGGCTGATCGTCGCGTCGAACATGCAGGACGCGGTGCTCGTCGACCTCGCGGCGAAGGCCGCCCCCGGCGTCGACGTGCTGTTCCTGGAGACCGGCTACCACTTCGCCGAGACCATCGGCACCCGCGACGCCGTGGAGCAGGTCCACGACGTGCGGATCGTCAACGCGACGGCCCGGCGCTCGGTGGCGCAGCAGGATCTCGAGTTCGGCAAGGACCTCTTCGCCCGCGACCCGGGGGCGTGCTGCGCGATGCGCAAGGTCGAGCCGCTGCAGGAGACCCTCGCCGGCTACGACGCCTGGGTCACCGGCGTGCGCCGCGTCGAGGCCCCGACCCGCGCGAACACCCCATTGATCCAGTTCGACGACAAGTTCGGGCTGGTGAAGATCAACCCGATCGCGCCGTGGAGCGACGAGGACATGGACGCCTACATCGCGGCGAACGGGATCCTCGTCAACCCGCTGGTCGCCGAGGGCTACCCGAGCATCGGCTGCGCGCCGTGCACCGCGAAGCCGGCGCCCGGCGCCGATCCCCGATCCGGCCGGTGGGCCGGTACCGCCAAGATCGAATGTGGGTTGCACCCGGCATGA
- the cysD gene encoding sulfate adenylyltransferase subunit CysD: protein MTVPVMDALDSLESEAIHIFREVAGEFDRPVILFSGGKDSTLLVHLAVKAFAPAPVPFPLLHVDTGHNYAEVIEFRDRIVAEKGLRLEVAHVQDWIDDGRLTERPDGTRNPLQTVPLLDSIVEHRYDAVFGGGRRDEERARAKERIMSLRDGFGRWDPRSQRPELWNLYNGRHAPGEHVRVFPISNWTELDVWRYIQREEIELPSIYFSHRREVFRRDGMWLAEGPWGGPRGSEALEERTVRYRTVGDGSCTGAVESTAGTLDEIIAEVTASRLTERGATRADDRMSEAAMEDRKREGYF, encoded by the coding sequence ATGACGGTTCCCGTGATGGACGCGCTCGACTCACTGGAGTCCGAGGCGATCCACATCTTCCGCGAGGTCGCGGGCGAGTTCGACCGCCCGGTGATCCTGTTCTCCGGTGGCAAGGACTCCACACTGCTCGTGCACCTCGCCGTCAAGGCGTTCGCGCCCGCGCCGGTGCCGTTCCCGCTGCTGCACGTCGACACCGGCCACAACTACGCCGAGGTCATCGAGTTCCGCGACCGGATCGTCGCGGAGAAGGGGCTGCGCCTCGAGGTGGCGCACGTCCAGGACTGGATCGACGACGGGCGCCTCACCGAGCGCCCCGACGGCACCCGCAACCCGCTGCAGACCGTGCCGCTGCTCGACTCGATCGTCGAGCACAGGTACGACGCGGTGTTCGGCGGCGGGCGTCGCGACGAGGAGCGCGCCCGGGCCAAGGAACGGATCATGTCCCTGCGCGACGGCTTCGGCCGCTGGGACCCCCGTTCGCAGCGCCCCGAGCTGTGGAACCTCTACAACGGCCGGCACGCCCCCGGTGAGCACGTCCGCGTGTTCCCGATCAGCAACTGGACCGAGCTCGACGTCTGGCGCTACATCCAGCGCGAGGAGATCGAGCTGCCGTCGATCTACTTCTCGCACCGCCGCGAGGTGTTCCGCCGCGACGGCATGTGGCTCGCGGAGGGGCCATGGGGTGGACCGCGGGGCAGCGAGGCGCTGGAGGAGCGGACGGTGCGCTACCGCACCGTCGGCGACGGCTCCTGCACCGGCGCCGTCGAGTCCACCGCCGGCACGCTCGACGAGATCATCGCCGAGGTCACGGCCAGTCGGCTCACCGAGCGCGGGGCCACCCGCGCCGACGACCGGATGTCCGAGGCCGCCATGGAAGACCGCAAGCGCGAGGGCTACTTCTGA
- a CDS encoding sirohydrochlorin chelatase, translating to MEAALVAVAHGSRDPRSAAAVAALMDEVRRRRPDLDVRLSFLDLSAPRLPDVLAAVDGVHDRAVVVPLLLGHAFHARVDVPGAVAEAARRHPGLAIGTAEVLGGDPRLEDAALDRLAAVAGRLDDPDLGVVVAAIGSSHAPANDAVHRIAQRWAARFGWAAARAAFATATTPTVPDAIRSVRAAGARRVAVAPWILAPGLLPDRMARDALATDPTAVVAGPLADHPSVAAVVADRWAAAAVPAERGRLVG from the coding sequence GTGGAGGCTGCGCTCGTCGCGGTCGCCCACGGCAGCCGCGACCCGCGGTCGGCCGCCGCCGTCGCGGCGCTGATGGACGAGGTGCGCCGCCGGCGCCCCGACCTCGACGTGCGGCTGAGCTTCCTCGACCTGTCCGCACCCCGGCTGCCCGACGTCCTCGCCGCCGTCGACGGCGTCCACGACCGCGCCGTCGTGGTCCCGTTGCTGCTCGGGCACGCCTTCCACGCCCGCGTCGACGTGCCGGGCGCGGTCGCGGAGGCCGCGCGGCGCCACCCCGGGCTCGCGATCGGCACCGCCGAGGTGCTGGGCGGCGACCCCCGCCTGGAGGACGCCGCACTCGACCGGCTCGCCGCCGTCGCCGGTCGCCTCGACGACCCGGACCTGGGGGTCGTGGTCGCCGCGATCGGGTCGTCGCACGCCCCCGCGAACGACGCCGTGCACCGGATCGCCCAGCGCTGGGCCGCGCGGTTCGGCTGGGCCGCGGCACGGGCGGCGTTCGCCACGGCGACGACGCCCACGGTGCCGGACGCGATCCGCTCGGTGCGGGCCGCGGGCGCCCGGCGGGTGGCGGTGGCCCCGTGGATCCTCGCTCCCGGTCTGCTGCCCGACCGCATGGCCCGCGACGCGCTCGCCACCGACCCGACGGCCGTCGTCGCGGGGCCGCTGGCCGACCACCCGAGCGTCGCCGCGGTGGTGGCCGATCGCTGGGCCGCCGCGGCGGTACCGGCCGAACGGGGCCGGCTCGTCGGCTGA
- a CDS encoding Insertion element protein: protein MSERAVPFYCPYCGDEDLRPAEAAHGAWYCRACLRTFTLKMIGIGVPS from the coding sequence GTGAGCGAGCGGGCCGTCCCGTTCTACTGCCCGTACTGCGGCGACGAGGACCTCCGGCCGGCTGAGGCCGCGCACGGCGCGTGGTACTGCCGGGCGTGCCTGCGCACGTTCACACTGAAGATGATCGGGATCGGAGTGCCTTCATGA
- a CDS encoding sulfate adenylyltransferase subunit 1, translated as MTKDLLRFATAGSVDDGKSTLVGRLLYDTKSVLADQIEAVQRASVDKGLSTPDLSLLVDGLRAEREQGITIDVAYRYFSTPTREFVLADTPGHVQYTRNTVTGASTAELAVLLVDARYGVVEQTRRHAAVLALLRVPRLVLCINKIDLVGYDEAVLTAIGKDFAELARSLGFESVVTIPVSALVGDNVVERSEHTPWYDGPTLIGHLESVPVTPPEADAPFRLPVQYVIREHATDYRGYAGQVASGTVRPGDAIVVLPGGHRTTVESVDTADGPLELAGAGRSVTIRLADDIDIARGDVLAAADAPPRVTNELEATLCWLSDKPLRPGARLLLKHGARTTQVIVGALGDRLDTDTIAYVGAPETLAINDIARVSLRTADALPVDDYADIRTGGSFLLIDPPTGNTLAAGLVGNPLTLAD; from the coding sequence ATGACGAAAGACCTGCTCCGCTTCGCCACCGCGGGCTCCGTCGACGACGGCAAGTCCACGCTCGTCGGGCGGCTGCTCTACGACACCAAGTCGGTGCTGGCCGACCAGATCGAGGCCGTGCAGCGCGCATCGGTCGACAAGGGCCTGTCCACGCCCGACCTGTCGCTGCTGGTCGACGGCCTGCGCGCCGAGCGCGAGCAGGGCATCACCATCGACGTGGCCTACCGCTACTTCTCCACGCCCACGCGCGAGTTCGTGCTGGCCGACACCCCCGGCCACGTGCAGTACACGCGCAACACCGTCACCGGCGCGTCCACCGCCGAGCTGGCCGTGCTGCTGGTCGACGCCCGCTACGGCGTGGTGGAGCAGACCCGCCGGCACGCCGCGGTCCTGGCACTGCTGCGCGTCCCGCGGCTGGTGCTGTGCATCAACAAGATCGACCTGGTCGGCTACGACGAGGCCGTGCTCACCGCGATCGGCAAGGACTTCGCCGAGCTGGCGCGGTCCCTCGGCTTCGAGTCGGTCGTGACGATCCCGGTCTCCGCGCTGGTCGGGGACAACGTGGTCGAGCGCTCGGAACACACCCCCTGGTACGACGGTCCGACGCTGATCGGGCACCTGGAGTCGGTGCCGGTCACCCCGCCCGAGGCCGACGCCCCGTTCCGGCTGCCGGTGCAGTACGTCATCCGCGAGCACGCGACCGACTACCGCGGGTACGCCGGACAGGTGGCGTCCGGCACCGTCCGCCCCGGCGACGCGATCGTGGTCCTGCCGGGCGGGCACCGCACCACCGTGGAGTCGGTCGACACCGCCGACGGCCCGCTGGAGCTCGCCGGCGCCGGCCGCAGCGTCACGATCCGGCTCGCCGACGACATCGACATCGCCCGCGGCGACGTCCTGGCCGCCGCCGACGCCCCCCCGCGCGTCACCAACGAGCTCGAGGCCACGCTGTGCTGGCTCTCCGACAAGCCGCTGCGCCCCGGGGCGCGGCTGCTGCTCAAGCACGGCGCCCGCACCACGCAGGTGATCGTCGGCGCGCTCGGCGACCGGCTCGACACCGACACGATCGCCTACGTCGGCGCCCCGGAGACGCTGGCGATCAACGACATCGCCCGGGTGTCCCTGCGCACCGCCGACGCCCTCCCGGTCGACGACTACGCCGACATCCGCACCGGCGGCAGCTTCCTGCTCATCGACCCGCCGACGGGCAACACGTTGGCGGCGGGTCTGGTGGGCAACCCGCTCACCCTGGCCGACTAG
- a CDS encoding molybdopterin molybdotransferase MoeA: MSSPSAGAASALWRAALGGPSLLGTDPVPVQDAAGRVTAGPVLARLSAPAVPCSAMDGIAVTAADTASGSVAAGCFEVVDTGDPLPPGRDAVVMREHLRRRPDGTVTLPGPVPAGQHVRPVGESVRAGAELVAAGRVLRPADLAAAATGGHRTLDVRRRPVVTIVPTGDEVRPLGSDLAPGELLDTNSIMLAATLRTWGADVRVTAIQPDVPDRISDTVGTAARSCDLVLVLAGSSAGRDDHTAGVVRGLGAVVVHGVAMRPGHPVLLGVLQDGGSVPVVGVPGYPAAAALAVELFALPLLADLQGRCPERRPSVAARLCSAVPSRPGVEEYVLVALPGDGTAVPLARGAGSQTALSRADAVLRIDAGCAGHEDGETVVVQPVERPGWAGAGPVVEHDGRLAV; this comes from the coding sequence ATGAGCAGCCCGTCCGCCGGGGCCGCGTCCGCGCTGTGGCGGGCCGCACTGGGCGGCCCGTCCCTGCTCGGCACCGATCCCGTCCCCGTGCAGGACGCGGCGGGGCGCGTCACGGCCGGGCCGGTGCTGGCCCGGCTGTCCGCCCCCGCCGTGCCCTGCTCGGCGATGGACGGGATCGCGGTCACGGCCGCGGACACCGCGTCCGGCTCCGTCGCGGCGGGCTGCTTCGAGGTGGTCGACACCGGCGACCCACTGCCCCCGGGTCGCGACGCCGTCGTGATGCGGGAGCACCTGCGCCGCCGTCCCGACGGGACGGTGACGCTGCCCGGCCCGGTCCCCGCCGGGCAGCACGTCCGTCCGGTCGGCGAGTCGGTCCGGGCGGGGGCGGAGCTCGTCGCGGCCGGGCGGGTGCTGCGCCCGGCCGACCTCGCCGCCGCGGCGACGGGTGGCCACCGCACGCTCGACGTGCGGCGCCGCCCGGTCGTCACGATCGTCCCGACGGGCGACGAGGTGCGCCCGCTGGGCTCCGACCTGGCGCCGGGTGAGCTGCTCGACACCAACTCGATCATGCTCGCCGCGACGTTGCGGACGTGGGGCGCGGACGTCCGCGTCACCGCGATCCAGCCGGACGTCCCGGACCGGATCTCCGACACGGTCGGCACGGCCGCCCGGTCCTGCGACCTGGTGCTGGTGCTGGCCGGTTCCAGCGCGGGCCGCGACGACCACACGGCGGGCGTGGTGCGCGGACTCGGCGCGGTCGTCGTGCACGGGGTGGCCATGCGTCCCGGGCACCCCGTGCTGCTCGGCGTGCTCCAGGACGGGGGGTCCGTGCCCGTCGTCGGCGTGCCCGGCTACCCCGCCGCGGCCGCGCTGGCCGTCGAACTGTTCGCCCTCCCGCTGCTGGCCGACCTGCAGGGGCGGTGTCCCGAGCGGCGCCCGTCCGTCGCGGCCCGGCTGTGCAGCGCGGTCCCGAGCCGGCCGGGTGTCGAGGAGTACGTCCTCGTCGCCCTGCCCGGGGACGGCACCGCGGTGCCCCTCGCCCGCGGTGCCGGTTCCCAGACGGCGCTCTCCCGGGCCGACGCCGTCCTGCGGATCGACGCCGGATGCGCAGGTCACGAGGACGGCGAGACCGTCGTGGTGCAGCCCGTCGAGCGTCCCGGCTGGGCCGGGGCCGGGCCGGTGGTGGAGCACGACGGCCGACTCGCCGTGTGA